The Oryzias melastigma strain HK-1 linkage group LG6, ASM292280v2, whole genome shotgun sequence genome includes a window with the following:
- the LOC112141255 gene encoding WD repeat-containing protein 78, with product MNNRTPRLNSLSRASTDAGTAFLNSRTSSRWTWEVRARQDGKRRSVLGSSRPGRPHGPEETPRRAARVLDAEGNDVTPLPLLPVKPQASTKTAGLCLDDLFNSDHSSSNSSLDLDSTSSLSSSFALSSRDSWTKESKDSLLTEDIHLSLPTPLIPPKKGLAKTQASEEIKVTDMVLMESETVTLLDIPSTLIHEDADGAEDARVRTNHYVELCKSKVRNAVEQSTQTIVGENKNKQIQTNEKVELEKSTSVTTWDVYDSYCEQEESSRIDPDVRHHDPRMRGRKNAEGSSSSTTGSTISSLSEMETLRDLKHTAADPNDVLLSESFQRILLVMEKTIATVVHWPELTAFRRLPALEDPDSAVTQECEKQQEEESSSPTMKRLWTFDSEPTRGCMITSMTWNKKNLNILAVSYSDCDPTSSRPSFICCWSLKNPLWPQRIFSCPSRVTSMDFSSSDHGHLAVGMYDGSVAIYNVQIQDWRACVATSSKCPNRHLSPVWQVVWNKQDREFSGLEGEEVLVSVSADGRISMWLHCNNELECVDLMKIRRIQDDRRKNGEYKMAGETILSEVSPGHCLDFHPKESDVYLVGSWDGLIHKCSLNNNQQFLDTYQKHLLSVNDIQWSPFSPDLFLSCSSDCTIQLWRHTRLSPLLSFKSVHSQVCGVRWSPERSTVFAAIYRRRVEVWELSSNILSPVIVHHAAAGVTLTALLFAKGTGCVLVGDSEGKVTVYQLRNLTVNGKKGKSLDDILSSVS from the exons ATGAACAACAGAACTCCGCGGTTGAACTC GTTGTCTCGGGCGTCGACCGACGCGGGGACAGCTTTCCTGAACAGCAGGACGAGTTCGAGGTGGACGTGGGAGGTTCGAGCCCGGCAGGACGGGAAGCGCCGCAGTGTGCTCGGCAGCAGCCGGCCCGGCAGACCCCACGGCCCGGAGGAGACGCCGAGGAGAGCCGCTCGG GTGCTGGATGCTGAGGGCAACGATGTGACTCCGCTGCCTCTGCTTCCAGTGAAGCCACAGGCGTCTACTAAAACGGCAGGATTGTGTCTGGACGACTTGTTCAATTCAGATCACTCTAGCTCCAACTCCAGCCTTGATCTGGACTCCACCTCCTCTTTAAGCAG CTCATTCGCTCTGTCCTCAAGGGATTCATGGACGAAGGAGAGTAAAGACAGTCTCCTTACGGAGGACATCCACCTAAGCCTACCTACTCCAT TGATCCCACCAAAGAAAGGATTGGCTAAAACACAAGCATCAGAAGAGATTAAAGTGACTGACATGGTTCTTATGGAGTCAGAGACGGTTACGCTGCTGGACATCCCCAGCACCTTGATCCACGAGGACGCTGACGGTGCAGAAGACGCCAG gGTGAGGACCAACCACTATGTTGAACTTTGCAAGAGCAAAGTGCGCAACGCTGTTGAACAATCCACACAGACAATCGTTggagagaacaaaaacaaacagatacaGACCAACGAGAAGGTTGAGCTTGAAAAGA GCACATCTGTAACAACCTGGGACGTCTACGACTCTTACTGTGAGCAAGAGGAAAGCTCCAGAATCGATCCAGATGTGCGTCATCACGACCCTAGGATGAGAGGAAGGAAGAACGCTGAAGGGAGCAGCTCAAGCACTACAG GCAGTACCATCAGCTCTCTGTCAGAAATGGAAACTCTCCGGGACCTTAAACACACCGCAGCAGATCCAAACGACGTCCTGCTGTCAGAGTCCTTTCAAAGGATTTTGCTCGTTATGGAGAAAACAATTGCAACAGTGGTCCACTGGCCTGAGCTGACCGCTTTTAGACGACTGCCAGCTCTGGAAG ACCCCGACAGCGCAGTGACGCAGGAATGTGAGAAGCAACAGGAGGAAGAGTCCTCATCTCCAACCATGAAACGTCTCTGGACTTTTGACTCTGAACCCACCAGAGGATGCATGATAACCAGCATGACCTGGAACAAGAAGAACCTG AACATTCTGGCTGTCAGCTATAGTGACTGTGATCCTACCAGCTCCAGACCGAGTTTCATCTGCTGCTGGTCGCTGAAAAACCCTTTG TGGCCGCAGCGCATCTTCTCCTGTCCGAGTCGAGTGACGTCCATGGACTTCTCCTCCAGCGACCACGGCCATCTGGCTGTGGGAATGTACGATGGCTCCGTAGCCATCTACAATGTTCAGATTCAGGACTGGAGGGCATGTGTTGCTACCAGCAG CAAGTGTCCAAACCGGCACCTGAGTCCAGTCTGGCAGGTTGTGTGGAACAAACAAGACCGTGAATTCTCTGGGCTGGAGGGGGAAGAGGTTCTGGTCTCCGTGTCAGCAGATGGCAGGATCTCCATGTGGCTGCACTGCAACAACGAGCTGGAATGTGTCG ATCTGATGAAGATACGGAGGATTCAGGATGACAGGAGGAAAAACGGCGAGTACAAGATGGCGGGAGAAACCATCCTGTCAGAGGTGTCTCCCGGACACTGCCTGGATTTCCATCCTAAA GAGTCGGACGTCTATCTGGTCGGCTCTTGGGACGGACTCATCCACAAGTGTTCGCTGAACAACAACCAGCAGTTCCTGGACACGTATCAGAAGCACTTA CTCTCTGTAAACGACATCCAGTGGTCTCCATTCAGCCCGGATCTGTTCCTGAGCTGCTCCTCAGACTGCACCATCCAGCTGTGGAGGCACACCCGCCTCAGCCCGCTGCTGAGCTTCAAGTCCGTGCACAGCCAGGTGTGCGGCGTCCGCTGGTCCCCGGAGCGCTCCACCGTGTTTGCAGCCATATACAGACGGCGGGTGGAGGTCTGGGAGCTGAGCTCCAACAT CCTGTCCCCGGTCATTGTGCACCACGCTGCTGCCGGAGTAACGCTGACAGCCCTCCTGTTTGCCAAAGGGACAGGCTGTGTCCTGGTGGGGGACAGTGAGGGGAAAGTGACCGTCTACCAGCTCAGAAATCTCACGGTCAACGGCAAGAAG ggaAAAAGTCTGGATGACATCCTCTCATCTGTTTCCTGA
- the LOC112141261 gene encoding dispanin subfamily A member 2b-like, whose protein sequence is MNPVRPNGPLQGEAVLKQETPLPMYPIQLQGTAAAGGQQHTIVLLSEPPRDHIIWSLCCFFYSNPFCLGLAALIFSIKSRDRKIVGDLDGARHYGSTARCLNIAATIIVCITAVIGIVVLAVFASQLSFRLHNGK, encoded by the exons ATGAATCCTGTTCGCCCAAATGGACCTCTCCAGGGTGAGGCTGTTCTGAAGCAGGAGACACCACTTCCCATGTACCCCATACAGCTTCAAGGCACCGCAGCTGCAGGGGGTCAGCAGCATACCATTGTCCTCCTATCTGAGCCCCCCAGGGACCACATCATCTGGTccctctgctgctttttttactCCAACCCATTCTGCCTGGGACTGGCAGCTCTCATCTTCTCCATCAAG TCCAGAGATCGAAAGATAGTCGGAGATCTGGATGGCGCCCGTCACTATGGCTCCACCGCTCGCTGTCTCAACATTGCAGCCACCATCATAGTGTGCATCACAGCTGTCATTGGCATTGTTGTTCTTGCTGTTTTTGCAAGTCAACTGTCTTTTCGATTGcataatggaaaataa